The proteins below come from a single Corynebacterium cystitidis genomic window:
- a CDS encoding thioester-forming surface-anchored protein: MGFLTQTTTRRKGLTAVIVALISVVALFTSVLSAPQASAQEVQYKLYALNSSEFQGYGKARIMRVDGTIVYCYNMNQLAPVHLFLAKKMIATGNVFTESASNPRIGGEELEKNILEVLETGFGNDKLGLQQRYGLSDLEFYGATQYAVWYYTDSHGPHYFEDSKVQKVYEILIGGGGEARASVASHQALEIYLTKRRVHQNLLTVTRVDKDTGEEIEETETPTPEPTPEPTPEPTPEPTPKPTPKPTPKPTPEPTPEPTPVGSSGESSKLLGAGSSLGVEGEGKGMSSGLIEDGDAQGSATVAGSTALGSSLLPGGLIALLVSVLGLSGTTSLVSSVDGGNDDTSKDGKDDSSKSGSSGTESGDAGSASSLGSSNETGGKGQVGSSVLQSLTTQGGSSGETGGKSEGGISGGGSKGGSSKSGSSGTESGDAGSASSLGSSNETGGEGQVGSSVLQSLTTQGGSSGAAKCVAGGSSFDGPFAFLIPLGLLVALGGSTVGMFAPQINALIAQINSQFQQNMPSIDTGGSSVDTEIAGGSSGELAAVAQQLSKINPALGSTAVGALMVAIGVGSSSLDWNTPGCEAVFEGEFSKTDGADIKS; the protein is encoded by the coding sequence TTGGGATTTTTAACCCAAACAACCACGAGAAGGAAAGGGCTAACGGCTGTCATCGTCGCGCTGATAAGCGTCGTAGCCCTTTTTACGAGTGTCCTGTCCGCGCCCCAGGCTTCCGCGCAAGAGGTACAGTACAAGCTGTACGCTCTAAACTCCTCTGAGTTTCAGGGCTACGGTAAAGCTCGAATCATGAGAGTAGATGGCACCATCGTCTACTGTTACAACATGAACCAGCTGGCCCCAGTTCACTTGTTCCTGGCGAAGAAGATGATCGCCACGGGTAATGTGTTCACTGAATCAGCTTCAAATCCGCGTATCGGGGGCGAAGAGCTTGAGAAGAACATTCTCGAAGTTCTGGAAACAGGCTTCGGTAATGACAAGTTGGGCCTGCAGCAGCGGTACGGGCTAAGTGACTTAGAGTTTTATGGCGCAACCCAGTATGCGGTGTGGTACTACACCGACTCGCACGGACCGCACTATTTTGAAGACAGCAAGGTGCAAAAGGTTTATGAGATTCTGATTGGTGGGGGTGGTGAGGCTCGCGCGTCAGTGGCAAGCCACCAGGCGTTAGAGATCTACCTTACGAAGCGGAGAGTGCACCAGAATCTTCTGACAGTCACCCGCGTTGACAAAGATACCGGCGAAGAGATCGAAGAAACCGAAACGCCAACACCAGAACCGACTCCGGAACCAACACCAGAACCAACACCAGAACCAACACCGAAACCAACACCGAAACCAACACCGAAACCAACACCAGAGCCAACACCAGAGCCAACACCAGTTGGTTCTTCTGGTGAATCCTCAAAGCTTCTTGGTGCCGGATCCTCCCTCGGAGTAGAAGGTGAAGGTAAAGGTATGTCCTCCGGGCTGATCGAAGATGGCGATGCGCAGGGTTCAGCAACGGTAGCAGGCTCCACAGCTTTAGGTAGCTCCCTCCTTCCAGGCGGCCTTATCGCTCTACTCGTATCAGTGCTCGGACTCTCAGGAACAACCTCTCTCGTTTCCAGCGTTGATGGTGGCAATGACGACACCTCCAAGGACGGCAAAGATGACTCCTCCAAGTCTGGTTCTTCCGGTACTGAGAGTGGGGATGCAGGCTCTGCTTCATCTCTCGGTTCCTCTAACGAAACCGGTGGCAAGGGGCAGGTTGGCTCCTCCGTCCTGCAGTCCTTGACAACACAGGGTGGCTCATCTGGCGAAACCGGTGGCAAGAGCGAAGGCGGCATTTCTGGGGGCGGCTCCAAGGGCGGCTCCTCCAAGTCTGGTTCTTCCGGTACTGAGAGTGGGGATGCAGGCTCTGCTTCATCTCTCGGTTCTTCTAACGAAACCGGTGGCGAGGGGCAGGTTGGCTCCTCCGTCCTGCAGTCCTTGACAACACAGGGCGGTTCATCTGGTGCTGCAAAGTGCGTAGCAGGCGGATCAAGCTTCGATGGTCCATTCGCGTTCTTGATTCCTCTAGGACTGCTTGTTGCACTCGGCGGATCGACTGTAGGTATGTTCGCACCACAGATCAATGCGCTGATTGCTCAAATTAACTCTCAGTTCCAACAGAACATGCCTTCCATCGATACCGGCGGTAGCTCTGTTGACACCGAAATTGCAGGCGGTTCCTCAGGCGAGCTCGCTGCAGTCGCACAGCAGCTTTCTAAGATCAACCCAGCACTCGGTTCCACTGCCGTCGGCGCGCTGATGGTGGCGATCGGTGTCGGGTCCTCCAGCCTTGATTGGAATACACCTGGCTGTGAAGCTGTATTTGAGGGTGAATTCTCCAAGACAGATGGCGCGGACATTAAAAGCTAA
- the gluQRS gene encoding tRNA glutamyl-Q(34) synthetase GluQRS, whose translation MVADSAGRYAPSPSGDLHLGNLRTAVVAWLVARSSGRKFVLRVEDIDTARSSQESAQRQIEDLQALGIDWDGEILYQSDRFSAYQQALDFLKARGLVYECYCSRKEIREAASAPHVPHGMYPGTCRDLSQSQRQRRRAELEQQGRVPALRLRAEVDTWTVHDEFAGELTSPIDDVVLQRGGNRNQARDWAYNLAVVVDDAFQHVDHVVRGDDLLSQAPAQGYLAHVLSVPQVSYVHVPLVLNVQGRRLAKRDGAVTLRELVPSVGVSGVVEWIGESLGVAGARTIEAIASGFELEAVPRAPVIFDVEAV comes from the coding sequence ATGGTTGCGGATTCTGCCGGGCGCTACGCCCCTTCACCCAGCGGCGATTTACATCTGGGTAATTTACGCACCGCCGTGGTGGCGTGGTTAGTTGCGCGGAGCAGCGGGCGGAAGTTTGTGCTGCGGGTAGAAGATATTGACACGGCGCGTTCCTCACAAGAGTCCGCGCAGCGCCAGATTGAGGATCTGCAGGCACTAGGGATTGACTGGGATGGGGAGATACTGTACCAATCTGATCGTTTTTCGGCTTACCAACAAGCCCTGGATTTTCTGAAAGCGCGCGGTTTGGTGTACGAGTGTTATTGCTCCCGCAAAGAGATCCGGGAGGCAGCGTCGGCTCCTCATGTGCCACACGGAATGTATCCGGGAACCTGCCGTGACCTGAGCCAGTCCCAGCGCCAGCGGCGCCGGGCCGAGTTGGAGCAGCAAGGCAGAGTACCTGCGTTGCGGTTGCGTGCGGAGGTAGATACGTGGACTGTGCACGATGAGTTTGCAGGTGAGCTGACTTCGCCTATCGACGACGTGGTGTTACAGCGTGGGGGAAACCGTAACCAAGCGCGGGACTGGGCCTACAACTTGGCTGTTGTGGTCGACGATGCGTTTCAGCATGTTGATCATGTGGTGCGTGGCGACGATCTGCTTAGCCAGGCGCCTGCTCAGGGTTACCTTGCTCATGTCTTAAGTGTTCCACAGGTTAGTTATGTGCATGTTCCCTTGGTTCTTAATGTTCAAGGGCGGCGTTTAGCAAAGCGGGACGGGGCTGTTACCCTCCGCGAGTTGGTGCCTAGTGTTGGGGTCTCTGGTGTTGTCGAGTGGATTGGGGAATCTCTCGGGGTTGCGGGGGCGCGCACGATTGAGGCTATTGCCAGCGGGTTTGAGCTGGAAGCAGTGCCTCGCGCACCGGTAATATTCGATGTTGAGGCTGTGTGA
- a CDS encoding queuosine precursor transporter, with protein MQYVTRSPYPVVVSIFVAVFLISNITASKGVELGPFVTDGAFFLFPLSYILGDVLAEVYGFRASRRAILTGFATTLLAVAAFYIAIWLPAAKFYPHQEEFALILGLVPQIVAASLAGYLVGQLLNAWVLVKMKEKLGQRNMWARLIGSTAVGEFGDTLIFCTIAAPVIGISTTADFLNFVIVGFLWKTLLEVVLLPLTYAVINWVRTREQAAQEVGPHTPVARA; from the coding sequence ATGCAGTATGTGACGCGTTCACCGTATCCGGTTGTTGTCTCCATCTTCGTGGCGGTGTTCTTGATCTCCAATATCACCGCCTCCAAAGGGGTTGAGCTTGGCCCCTTCGTCACAGACGGCGCCTTCTTCCTTTTCCCACTGTCCTATATTCTGGGCGATGTGCTGGCAGAGGTCTACGGTTTTCGCGCTTCACGACGCGCCATCCTCACCGGTTTTGCCACCACCCTCTTGGCGGTTGCGGCCTTTTATATCGCCATTTGGCTGCCAGCGGCTAAGTTTTACCCGCACCAGGAGGAATTCGCACTCATCCTTGGGCTGGTACCCCAGATTGTCGCAGCTTCACTGGCCGGCTACCTCGTCGGCCAGCTGCTGAATGCATGGGTGTTGGTGAAGATGAAAGAAAAACTTGGGCAGCGCAATATGTGGGCCCGGCTGATTGGATCCACAGCGGTGGGCGAGTTTGGCGATACATTAATCTTTTGCACTATCGCAGCACCGGTGATCGGGATTTCCACCACCGCAGACTTCCTCAACTTCGTAATTGTCGGTTTCTTGTGGAAAACCCTGCTTGAAGTAGTGCTTCTGCCGCTGACCTACGCCGTTATCAACTGGGTACGCACACGCGAACAGGCAGCCCAAGAGGTAGGGCCGCACACACCTGTAGCACGCGCTTAA
- the tgt gene encoding tRNA guanosine(34) transglycosylase Tgt — MTNQPTVPTEPTASLDDDLSFTIGDRLEQGPGRHGRTGVIHTPHGEIHTPAFIPVATKATVKTLTPEQIRNTGAQAILSNAYHLYLQPGHDIVDEAGGLARFSNWHGPTYTDSGGFQVMSLGVGFKKVLAMDTAKLSHEDIRAKDKERMAHVDDNGVDFKSFIDGSSHRFTPEVSMQIQHGLGADILFAFDELTTLVDTREYQEESVERTRRWAKRCIDEHTRLTRLRSARPKQSLWGVVQGAQYEDLRRQATRGLLELDRQARMEGKRGFGGFGIGGAIEKENLGTIVGWVTDELPEDKPRHLLGISEPDDIFAAVEAGADTFDCVAPTRLGRHGGVYTLDGRLNLTGARFKRDFRGVDEEFGGYVSQNYSRAYIHHLLKAKEFLAGTLCTMHNLEFMIRLVDNIRQSIQQGRFEEYRDSFLARYYRAI, encoded by the coding sequence ATGACAAACCAGCCCACAGTGCCCACCGAGCCGACAGCGTCGCTTGACGACGATCTCTCGTTCACCATTGGCGATCGCCTTGAGCAGGGCCCCGGGCGCCATGGCCGAACAGGTGTGATCCACACCCCGCACGGTGAGATCCATACTCCCGCGTTTATCCCCGTAGCCACTAAGGCAACGGTGAAAACATTGACACCTGAGCAGATCCGCAACACCGGCGCGCAGGCCATCTTGTCGAACGCCTACCACCTCTATTTGCAGCCGGGGCACGACATTGTGGATGAGGCAGGTGGCTTGGCCCGGTTCTCAAACTGGCACGGGCCCACCTATACAGACTCCGGTGGTTTCCAGGTGATGAGCCTGGGTGTGGGGTTCAAAAAGGTGCTGGCCATGGACACTGCAAAACTCAGCCACGAGGACATTCGCGCGAAGGATAAAGAGCGCATGGCGCATGTCGACGATAACGGCGTGGATTTTAAGAGTTTCATTGATGGTTCCTCACACCGCTTTACCCCTGAGGTGTCAATGCAAATCCAGCACGGTTTGGGTGCTGATATCCTCTTCGCATTCGATGAGCTGACCACTCTCGTCGATACGCGTGAATACCAGGAAGAATCGGTGGAACGCACGCGCCGTTGGGCCAAGCGCTGCATTGACGAACATACGCGGCTGACACGATTGCGCAGCGCACGGCCAAAGCAGTCCCTGTGGGGTGTGGTGCAAGGCGCGCAGTACGAGGATCTTCGCAGGCAAGCAACCCGGGGCCTGCTTGAGCTGGATCGGCAGGCGCGCATGGAGGGCAAGCGCGGTTTCGGCGGATTTGGGATCGGTGGGGCAATTGAGAAGGAAAACTTGGGAACCATCGTGGGATGGGTCACCGATGAGTTACCGGAAGATAAGCCGCGCCACCTACTAGGGATTTCTGAGCCTGATGATATTTTCGCTGCTGTTGAGGCAGGGGCTGATACTTTTGACTGTGTAGCGCCGACACGCCTGGGCCGTCACGGCGGTGTTTATACGTTGGATGGTCGGCTGAATCTGACTGGTGCGCGTTTCAAACGGGATTTCCGCGGTGTGGACGAGGAGTTCGGTGGCTATGTTTCGCAGAATTATTCGCGGGCCTATATCCATCATCTGCTTAAAGCGAAGGAATTTTTGGCAGGCACGTTGTGTACTATGCACAATCTGGAATTTATGATCCGCCTGGTAGATAATATTCGCCAGTCGATCCAGCAGGGCCGCTTTGAGGAATACCGCGATTCCTTCCTTGCGCGTTACTACCGCGCGATATAA
- a CDS encoding MMPL family transporter, producing MAKLLFRLGRWSYKQKWRLVIAWLVLLIAAATAGVSLAKPFTSNFSISGTPSINALYNLADNFPHQTNPVSAPGVNLVFKAPEGETLADPANYAAINEVIAYLEDNLVMKDTERFGNPVDVSPAQTEAIVKLETDMGLPEETARQDAANVALLSDDQTIGYTTFNFDAETNYTVEQSDRDIVTEAMEIGRDQGLQVEAGGAGFGEPIEIKSTSEIIGLIVAFFVLIFTFGSLIAASMPVITAVIGVGIGVLLIVMATHWVELNEITPVLAIMIGLAVGIDYALFILSRYRQERQRMPGPEAAGMAVGTAGSSVVFAGFTVFVALVALAIARIEFLTWMGLSAAVTVAIAVLVSLTLVPALLGIWGDRAFGVKVPGVAGNPRRGKAEGKDLSTDSLGRKWVNFVRRFPGLVMAVVVLLLGAASAPVLNMELSLPSDSTSNRDTTQRKSADIMAEGFGEGVNAPFLVIVDAHNINPEAPVLQPYMSAMEGTEPVEAAATSSFIYTVDEMKTVNGVKHAQLIAANDDMTAAQVLVTPTSGADDQHTVAVAEALRAQGEQVADATGVDLGLTGLTAVQMDITEELEDAMPLYLAVVVGLAIILLLLVFRSIMVPIVAGLGFLLSVGAAFGMTVLVWQEGLWDLVNTPAPLLSFMPIFLIGVTFGLAMDYQVFLVTRMKEQYTARGGANYEKGVLKAVEESTVEGFAQGARVVTAAAVIMIVVFVAFIDQPLPFIQIFGFALGVGIFFDAFFIRMALVPATMFLMGRATWWIPNWLDTILPNLDVEGAALEEEYEEKLLSQQETKERAGLVYTG from the coding sequence GAACTTCTCCATCTCAGGCACACCGTCGATCAACGCCTTGTACAACCTGGCGGACAACTTTCCTCACCAGACAAATCCGGTGAGTGCACCGGGGGTGAACTTGGTGTTCAAAGCACCCGAAGGTGAAACGCTGGCTGATCCGGCGAACTACGCGGCCATCAACGAGGTCATCGCTTACCTCGAAGATAATCTGGTGATGAAGGATACGGAGCGTTTTGGCAACCCCGTTGATGTTTCGCCTGCCCAGACCGAGGCCATCGTCAAGTTGGAAACCGACATGGGCCTGCCAGAGGAAACCGCACGCCAAGACGCCGCTAATGTGGCGTTGCTTTCCGACGATCAAACAATCGGCTACACCACGTTCAACTTCGATGCGGAGACCAACTACACGGTGGAGCAATCTGATCGTGACATCGTGACAGAGGCGATGGAGATCGGCCGTGACCAGGGCCTGCAGGTGGAGGCCGGCGGCGCCGGTTTTGGTGAACCCATCGAAATTAAATCCACCAGTGAGATCATTGGGCTGATTGTGGCGTTCTTTGTGCTGATTTTCACGTTCGGCTCGCTGATCGCCGCATCCATGCCGGTGATTACGGCCGTCATTGGGGTGGGGATCGGTGTGTTGCTGATCGTCATGGCTACCCACTGGGTTGAGCTCAATGAGATTACCCCGGTGCTGGCAATCATGATTGGCTTGGCTGTGGGCATTGACTACGCCTTATTTATCCTGTCGCGTTATAGGCAAGAGCGACAACGCATGCCCGGCCCCGAGGCCGCCGGTATGGCTGTGGGTACTGCAGGTTCTTCCGTGGTCTTTGCCGGGTTTACGGTGTTTGTGGCCTTGGTGGCACTTGCAATTGCCCGCATTGAGTTCTTGACGTGGATGGGTCTTTCCGCCGCTGTTACGGTGGCGATCGCGGTGCTTGTGTCATTAACCCTCGTGCCTGCTTTGCTTGGCATCTGGGGTGACCGAGCATTTGGGGTGAAAGTACCCGGTGTAGCTGGTAACCCTAGGCGGGGAAAGGCAGAGGGCAAAGATCTCAGCACAGATTCTCTTGGCCGTAAGTGGGTTAACTTTGTGCGGCGCTTCCCTGGGCTTGTCATGGCTGTGGTGGTGCTATTGCTTGGTGCGGCCTCAGCTCCTGTACTAAACATGGAACTATCACTACCTTCGGATTCGACAAGCAATAGGGACACCACCCAGCGCAAGTCGGCTGACATCATGGCTGAAGGTTTTGGTGAAGGTGTCAACGCGCCGTTTCTCGTGATCGTCGATGCGCACAATATCAACCCTGAGGCGCCAGTGTTGCAGCCGTACATGTCTGCGATGGAGGGCACAGAGCCGGTTGAGGCTGCTGCGACAAGTTCGTTCATCTACACCGTGGATGAAATGAAAACTGTCAACGGTGTGAAACACGCCCAGCTGATTGCTGCGAACGATGATATGACGGCCGCACAGGTTCTGGTCACCCCTACTTCTGGGGCGGATGACCAACACACTGTCGCTGTTGCAGAGGCTCTGCGCGCCCAAGGCGAGCAGGTAGCTGATGCCACCGGCGTAGATCTTGGGCTGACAGGCCTGACGGCTGTTCAGATGGACATTACAGAAGAGCTCGAAGACGCTATGCCCCTCTACCTTGCGGTGGTTGTTGGGTTGGCGATCATCTTGTTGCTGTTGGTCTTCCGCTCCATCATGGTGCCGATCGTGGCTGGTCTTGGTTTTCTGCTTTCTGTGGGTGCAGCCTTCGGCATGACAGTGTTGGTGTGGCAGGAAGGTTTGTGGGACTTGGTCAACACCCCGGCCCCGCTGTTGTCATTTATGCCAATCTTCCTGATCGGCGTGACCTTTGGTTTGGCCATGGACTACCAAGTGTTCTTGGTCACGCGGATGAAGGAGCAGTACACCGCGCGCGGCGGTGCCAACTATGAAAAGGGCGTGCTCAAGGCAGTCGAGGAGTCCACGGTGGAGGGCTTCGCCCAGGGTGCCCGCGTGGTCACAGCCGCCGCTGTGATCATGATTGTGGTATTTGTTGCCTTCATTGACCAGCCCTTGCCTTTTATCCAAATCTTCGGTTTTGCCCTGGGCGTAGGAATTTTCTTTGATGCCTTCTTTATCCGCATGGCCTTGGTGCCTGCCACGATGTTTTTGATGGGGCGGGCAACGTGGTGGATCCCGAACTGGTTGGACACGATCTTGCCTAATCTTGATGTTGAGGGCGCTGCTCTGGAAGAAGAGTACGAAGAAAAACTTTTAAGCCAACAGGAAACGAAAGAGCGCGCGGGCCTTGTCTACACTGGTTAA